ttttctcaaataaaatatttgaatttaaattcatatattatcTACGAATTGTATGGAAAAATGTATTCATATAGGATTTTATAGATTAGTTTAATACTATATTTTTACAcatcaatttataatttttaaaaattcacaaataaagtTATTTGTCTTGTATGTATTGAGACTTGGGAAAAAATGATTGGGAATGACTTACATTCTCTTATGTCTACAAACATAATTGATATTCCATTCTCATTCGTATATTTCTTCAATCAATATACTCtaactttttaatattaatttccAACTGAAAttaataacttaattttttttaatgttatacTCCAACTAATTGATAATTTagttatattttttcaattgaatTTAAAGCATGAAGGGAATAATAACAAATGTAAGCAAATTAGAGCAATTGTACTTCCTCTTACCAAAATTGTCTTATTTGTCTTTttcatttaatataatatttaatctttaatatcttgaATTctgtattttaaaaaatataaaaagtaaacgagaaatataaataaatttatattgagatgaatcaaacaaaatctaatCTCACtacattaattaataataaaatataaattatgattAATTGAAGAATAATGCCAAAAAGTATATAATAACCATCAATATTTTAGCAGTTAATACTGTATAAAAatgcataatatatttttatcaattgGAAGAATATAATATTTCTGATTTATTAGcctattttatgattttatttattattaatatgtatgcctgtataataaataatttttttttaatttgttaacgtatacaaatataattataaaatatagaaattatatacataattttttaatttttacatataaATGAACGGGAGTTGATTTTTGGATGGGATGATGTCATGTATACTTGTATATGTTATGCCCCTCTATAAATTGTAAGGCTTTTTACTTAGTTggtcattttaattttatgatatttttattctaGATAATGGGAGGTTTGGCTAAATAGTTTATTgagtaattttagtttattttgatttaaatagAGGGTTTGGTGGTCAAATCAACTAATGttaatgtttgataaattagctggttgagacagcttattattataaataaattgtttttgAGCAAGCAGCTCATAGCAGCAGGTTCAAAATCAGCTGATCAAACtagttaataaaatcaactggtcaaatTAACCACTATAATCAACTATAAGCTACCAATTATCAACTGTTTGCCAAAACACTCCCATGTCTTCGACTCTTCGTCCTTTCTATAATAATGGAGAGTACTTTATTTCGcaaaaattcttaatcaatGATCGTGACTTataaatcaccacaaaaaaacaaaaaaataataataataaaataaataaaattaaaaaagataaattaaattaacaaaactCTCCCCTATCAAATCTATAacgacccgtttggttagtagtattaaatggtggtaatggaaatgatatatattgtaaaatttcatcaaaagctccatattattcccatggtaataaaactctcccaatgataatgcattggaatgaattttatgaagaatatgagatgattgaagttggacaaacaTGGTCGTTAAGGTAGCCAAAAgattttttaaccaaaattacactaatttttaacagatcgtcttgtatgagacgagCCCATATGATTAacttatttctttaattgattactttaagatcgtaagtgattgttttaaatttataagtaatcactctaagactataaaaaataattattttaaaattgtaagtgatcactttaacgatataagtaatcactttaaaataaaaagtatgtaTTGGGTCAGCCTAATAAAAATAGTCTCATTGTAAGAccgtttcatttaaaaattagtgaATTTTTTATTCCAAtatcaccgtttattaccacctatcaAACGGACcgtaaaaataatttgttaacGTGACAAATAACAGTTAGTTACGATCACTTCTCTTTTATTTCGTGTTTATCTTATGTCTACATCGAGACAGAGATAATACCCGCTCCCTCAGTATGAAAAAATACTCGAACTCTGACTCAGCCATTACGTCGTCTTTCTGCACTTTAACGACCCTCCTTTTTGATTCCATTTCTTGCGATAACGATCCCAAATCTTCGAAGAAGTTCAAAATTTGCGGTAGTTATGGGTAATTGGAGAATCAAATTGCTGAATTCTTATGCTAAATTGTCTAATTCTTCTGCTACAACTGTTTTCCAGCAATCGCGATTCCGAAGCTTTTCTTCCTTCAACACGCAAACGCAATCACGATTACAGGTAAAATGTTCGtgctttttctaaatttttgtgaatttttcatataaataatGCTTTAAAAACAATTCTTTTATTACTGCCATGTAATTAATAAGCAACAGATAAGATCATTTCAATTTTCAGAGCTCTGATGTAATCGTGCAATTGCAgcattataatatttaattttagattagttgtaaagaaaaataatttttggttgcTGGTTGTAGAAGTATAAtttgtttgaaaaaaatatagagaaaatgtaaaaaacatatttttgattttaaaacggTGTCAGTGGAATCGGAAAACAAATATCTCCACCATTAATTGCAACTTTTTCAAACAatcatattttttaaagtattgATTTAACCTTATTAAACCACTAAACTTAAATTGAGACCTGGAACACGCCCTAGTATGTTTAGAGTCAAtaaattttaatcttatttcAAAACTGAAAAACATTTGGGCATTATTTTTGGGAAGTTTAatcttttgaattattatttaagataaaaatttaacatttgttGGTAGATTTGGAGACTGGAGttgattgtgattgtttttgTGCTGTGCTTAACATAGAATGTGGGTTTCATTGGATTGGGAAATATGGGATCACGCATGGCTATGAATCTTCTCAACTCAGGATTTAGTGTCTCTGTCCATGACATGTAAGTGTCTCTACATTGACCAAGTTTCTATAGTTGGAaaagtttttaattctttttttgaaaaaaaaagtttttaatttttgttgaatGTATTGAGCCAAGTAACTTGTTTCCTGACTCTGTGCCTTAGAAATAGGGATGCACTAAAGCTATTTTTGGATAAGGGTGTTGCTATCAAGGAAACACCCAAAGACATAGCAGAAGCAAGTGATGTTGTCATTACAATGCTTCCTTCATCCTCTCATGTGAGAAACTTTGCTTTTtggtcattattattattactttctaTGCTGTTATGGCCTTATGGGAGTAGATTTTCTTCATGCATCTTAAAAGTTCTACCCAATGATAATCACTCTATGATTGATGACTATAATGCACAACAGATTATGAACTTGTTGATTATGGCTTGACTACTTGGATCTAATAACCACATCCTGCGTATTTCTCTAGATAACATCTACGTTGATGCATTAAGTTGCCTTATATCAGCATTGTTTTTCTCAACCAAGAATAACAACTGAAATTGTTTCTGATTGGACTTCAAAATCGCAAGTATGAAGGAAGAGAACGAATCTGATTTATGTGCCATAGTTACCTGGATATGACTTTTCAATCCTAGTTCAATTAAGAATCAAGGAAGTCCCTGAGCAGATTACACCATATAATTGATGTAGACGCAGTTAGAAGTGAGAACATGtaattgaataattattcacaaattcttgatGGTCTCACCGGGAGACACGTCTCATACTTTGGTTTAATAGCCTAATAATTTTGTATGTTCATCAATCAATCATTCTAAGTCCCAAAATAGGCCTTTCTGTTGTAAACAGTTTCTCTATTGGTGTTTTTGTACTAGGCTTTATGGATGTCTGCATCAATCTATGCCAATGATTTccagttttatttatttcttagttTATTAGGTTTTCTGAAATGAAGAGGTTCTGTTCTGATGATTTGTATTAGAAATTCTGGGTCCATTTGGAGATTATAAACATACTTAAAATCAGAAGGCTAAAACTGTTACCTAATTATCAGTTGCTATGAATACTTGAGGTCTTCTGGTCACGGATCACACATATACAATAGGTGAGACTTGTGAGCTTTGGAATCTTTCTATTTTTGGCCTTATGACCCTCTATTCTGCGCTTACTTTATCACTTTTGGTCTCAATCTTCTCCATTTATTCTTGCTCTATCGCTTTCTAACCAAACTATTCCTTTTCTTCCCTCATATTACCTGCTGTATGTAGGCGTTACAATTTTACTGATATTAGTGTCGTTGGTTTCTGTTCTGTAATGTGGGCTAACAAAAAAGAAACGAGGTAGTTTGTTAATTTGTTTGACACTTCTAGCTGAATTTCAGCATCTTTCTTGCAGCTCTGATGATGAAATAATGTCAATAAGGACTTGATGATTCTTTGCTTTTACCTCGGGCATAAATTGCTTATCGTTTTCCTCGTTTCACCTTATTTTGGTAATGGTCAAAGAACTTGTTTGATGATTGATTGGTTGATGGTGTGACTGTGAacgaattaaaattttctccaCTTCCAAATTAAAACGATAATTTTATCCTCACTATAGTTATAAATTTTCAAGTATCTTATATGTTTACTGTGTTACTTGTtggaaatattataaattattcttTTGTTATGTTTTCTATGAAGcagttttatttttcttttgtctcTTCCCTTAGTTTGCTGGAAGAATCATTTCAATGTGCAGATAAAGCTATAATGTCTATAAGATGGGAAACTTATCAGGTCATTATATGCATCATGCAGGTCTTGGATGCTTATATGGGGTCTAATGGTTTGCTTCATTGTCGCAGTTCTCTGCGACCATGGCTATTTATTGATTCCTCTACCATTGATCCACTAGTGTCAAGAAAACTCTCTCAGTCTGTTTCTGGTTGTGGCTTAAAGGAAAAGCTAGGTACTTAAAGTGAATTGGTaattttttgtagttttgtattagttaGAGAATGTATCCAAGATTTTGACACtacttttaatttaatatcaaggtcttgttttttttctcttcttttttttttttttttttttttttttttttttttttttctgtgtgtgtgtgtgactgggggggggggggggggggggggagggggggggtGTTATACCTATGTGATGATTTTGAAACATTGACTACTGCAATATTATGTTATTGTGCATTGATTCAAAGAGTATAACCCCCCATGAAAATGATTTTGGGGTTACCCACTTACTAGATGCATTGAATATGTGATACGAGTTTGAATTTCCTTGCCTCTTAATTTCAGATGTTTTGCATGTCTCTTAATTTTGACAATTAAATGTAGATTGTCTGGAGAAGCCTGTGATGTTAGATGCACCTGTTTCCGGTGGTATACTTGCAGCAGAATCTGGATCCTTGACCTTTATGGTAATCATTGTAACTCATAACTGTTTTATTGGCTATTTATGATGTCTATTTTGTGTCTTGATCAAAGAGCCCTTTTTGGCCTTGTGATTTTGGCTTAAAAATTATATCCAATCTCAATTGAACTAaggatttatagttctttggtttctgattaaaattgactataatgaaatgactcattaaatcgcGTGTGATCATAGAAATAAATCACGAAATTGCGATTGCGGATTTGCGGGTAACAGCTGTGATGTTGCGGACGCGACACCTTGTAATGTCACGAGCGTTTCGCAGACATCGAAATGTAAATTTCTAACTTTAGAAACATCCattttatcataataaattaattttctagaacatatattaaaacaaagtttACTATTGACCTTTTTGAAC
This genomic stretch from Amaranthus tricolor cultivar Red isolate AtriRed21 chromosome 9, ASM2621246v1, whole genome shotgun sequence harbors:
- the LOC130823881 gene encoding probable 3-hydroxyisobutyrate dehydrogenase, mitochondrial isoform X1, with translation MGNWRIKLLNSYAKLSNSSATTVFQQSRFRSFSSFNTQTQSRLQNVGFIGLGNMGSRMAMNLLNSGFSVSVHDINRDALKLFLDKGVAIKETPKDIAEASDVVITMLPSSSHVLDAYMGSNGLLHCRSSLRPWLFIDSSTIDPLVSRKLSQSVSGCGLKEKLDCLEKPVMLDAPVSGGILAAESGSLTFMVGGPQEAYRAAEALFLSMGKASIYCGGAGNGSVAKICNNLAMAISMAGVSEALAIGQSLGISASTLTRIFNCSSARCWSSDNYNPVPGVMDGVPSSRDYHGGFASKLMAKDLDLAAASAKEAAVKHPLTCKVQEIYHELCKEGNEAKDFSCVYRLFYGGKDESLHCE